A genomic segment from Nitrospirota bacterium encodes:
- a CDS encoding transposase: MGRRRPCSGPCRMPRRRLRASGAGPSSASGFRPLAPKAVARLGHDWERLVTFYPFPREHWRHLRTTNVVESPFAAVRLRTTAAKRDKRVESATALIWKLLQVAEQSFRRLNAPELLPLVHVGVRFVNGVQQPATPKEVAA; encoded by the coding sequence ATGGGGAGGCGAAGGCCTTGCTCAGGGCCATGCCGTATGCCGAGACGCAGGCTGCGTGCGAGCGGCGCCGGGCCCAGTTCAGCCAGCGGATTCCGACCGCTGGCGCCTAAAGCCGTCGCGCGGCTAGGCCATGACTGGGAGCGGCTCGTCACGTTTTATCCGTTCCCGCGGGAGCACTGGCGGCATCTGCGCACGACGAACGTGGTCGAGTCGCCGTTTGCGGCGGTCCGGCTGCGGACCACCGCGGCCAAGCGGGACAAACGGGTCGAGTCCGCCACGGCGTTGATCTGGAAGCTGCTCCAAGTCGCCGAACAGTCCTTCCGACGGCTCAATGCGCCGGAGCTCCTGCCGCTGGTCCACGTCGGCGTCCGATTCGTCAATGGCGTGCAGCAACCGGCCACGCCGAAGGAGGTCGCCGCCTGA